One part of the Nostoc sp. PCC 7120 = FACHB-418 genome encodes these proteins:
- a CDS encoding glycosyltransferase family 4 protein gives MEHISQLATKIRDTTASPNILVISRFFLPKEAVIGEYLYNRCLQDTEQVIVLAASCRGDKVFDQAQKFPVYRWPNPKYWLGGFLGSCLQPLFNLVASFFLAIKLYFRYHYRYIEWGHGYDFPSLLLLSYILPIRFFIYLHGNDLAAAVGNPVWRSLFKLTLTRAEGIVCNNSLTQDYLRNTFRLQTPTHVIHPVVRPEKFGLGSNSQSLDELDKLGDRLRQAYNIPQNAIVILSVGRLVKQKGFDRVIENLPLLLTIGIDVHYIICGQGAGESELKSLAQRLRVDKRVHFAGYVDNRELAGYYAACDIFAMLTLSNTPASRLEGYGIVYLEASYFGKPVIASRHPSLIDTVRHEENGLLVNPKSGCEVFQAFKQLCQNQQLREQLGHQGKELAKRKTLHRSLYLGQEVRS, from the coding sequence ATGGAACATATCTCGCAACTGGCTACAAAAATCAGAGACACGACTGCATCCCCAAATATCTTAGTAATATCGCGTTTTTTCTTGCCTAAAGAAGCTGTAATTGGGGAATATCTCTATAATCGCTGTCTTCAAGATACAGAACAAGTAATTGTTCTAGCAGCTAGTTGTAGAGGTGATAAGGTGTTTGACCAAGCACAAAAATTTCCTGTATATCGCTGGCCAAACCCTAAATACTGGCTTGGTGGTTTTTTAGGAAGTTGTTTACAGCCTTTGTTTAATTTGGTCGCATCATTTTTTCTAGCGATTAAACTTTATTTTCGCTATCACTACCGCTATATTGAATGGGGACATGGCTATGACTTCCCCTCGCTCTTATTATTAAGCTATATCTTACCCATACGCTTCTTTATTTACTTACACGGTAATGACCTTGCTGCTGCTGTAGGTAATCCTGTATGGCGATCGCTTTTTAAGTTAACACTGACACGAGCTGAAGGCATTGTGTGTAACAATTCCTTAACCCAAGACTATCTAAGAAATACCTTCCGGTTACAAACCCCTACCCACGTTATCCATCCAGTAGTCAGACCAGAAAAATTTGGACTGGGAAGCAATAGTCAGAGTTTAGATGAATTAGATAAATTAGGCGATCGCCTGCGTCAAGCTTATAATATTCCCCAAAATGCTATAGTCATTCTTTCCGTAGGGCGTTTGGTCAAACAAAAAGGCTTTGACCGTGTGATCGAAAACCTACCACTACTTTTAACAATTGGTATAGATGTTCATTACATCATCTGTGGTCAAGGTGCTGGTGAGTCTGAACTAAAATCATTAGCACAGAGGTTGCGTGTAGATAAGCGGGTACACTTTGCTGGGTATGTAGATAATCGGGAATTAGCAGGTTATTACGCAGCTTGTGACATATTTGCTATGCTTACTTTGTCAAATACTCCAGCTAGCCGATTAGAAGGATATGGTATTGTCTACTTAGAAGCTAGCTATTTTGGTAAACCCGTAATTGCTTCCCGTCACCCGTCTTTAATTGATACGGTACGCCATGAAGAAAATGGCTTGCTGGTAAATCCCAAGTCTGGTTGCGAAGTTTTTCAAGCATTTAAACAATTGTGTCAAAATCAGCAATTGCGTGAACAACTTGGTCATCAGGGTAAAGAATTAGCCAAGCGCAAAACCTTACATCGTTCGTTATACCTTGGGCAAGAGGTTAGAAGCTAG
- a CDS encoding DUF1517 domain-containing protein, with product MPKKLLQTIKPFLKTVFTLGLVLALALGHADGALAARSGGRIGGGSFRAPSSRTYSPRYAPPGGGYGYSPYPGGGFGFPFLLPLWGIGGGFGGLFGILVFFAIANFLVQTFRRVSSGEVSEDVGYNSNPTVTVTRLQVGLLAQARDLQPELNHIAETADTNSPTGRTEVLQEASLALLRHPEYWVYAGAGTQQAKLNSAESQFNRLALAERSKFSEETLSNINNQLKAARTKDALPGADEIDNPTRLITEGPGEYIIVTLLAATLGKFELPAVNSSDDLRQALRQIGSIPSEQLLAFEVLWTPQAEGDTLTSDDLFAEYPDLKLV from the coding sequence ATGCCTAAAAAACTACTACAAACTATCAAACCTTTCTTAAAAACTGTCTTTACCCTGGGGCTAGTATTGGCTTTGGCGTTGGGACACGCCGATGGCGCATTAGCAGCTCGCAGTGGTGGACGAATCGGTGGTGGTTCCTTTAGAGCGCCTTCTAGCCGCACATATTCACCACGTTACGCACCTCCTGGTGGTGGATATGGTTATTCTCCCTACCCAGGTGGTGGCTTTGGTTTCCCCTTCTTACTGCCTTTGTGGGGTATTGGGGGAGGCTTTGGCGGTTTATTTGGCATATTAGTATTTTTTGCGATCGCTAATTTCCTAGTACAAACTTTCCGTCGTGTCTCCAGTGGTGAAGTCAGCGAAGATGTTGGCTACAACAGCAACCCCACCGTTACCGTGACTCGTCTGCAAGTTGGCTTGTTAGCGCAAGCGCGAGATTTGCAACCAGAACTTAACCACATAGCGGAAACGGCTGATACCAATTCCCCTACAGGACGGACAGAAGTACTGCAAGAAGCTAGCCTAGCTTTGCTACGTCATCCTGAATATTGGGTATATGCAGGCGCTGGTACACAACAGGCGAAGTTAAATTCGGCAGAATCTCAATTTAACCGCCTAGCACTAGCAGAACGCAGTAAGTTTAGCGAAGAAACCCTGTCTAACATCAACAACCAGCTAAAAGCAGCAAGAACTAAAGATGCTTTACCTGGCGCTGATGAAATCGATAACCCAACCCGTCTAATTACAGAAGGCCCTGGCGAATATATCATCGTCACCTTGTTGGCGGCGACATTGGGTAAGTTTGAACTCCCTGCGGTTAATAGTTCTGATGACTTGCGCCAAGCCTTACGGCAAATTGGTAGCATTCCATCTGAACAACTTTTAGCTTTTGAAGTCTTGTGGACACCACAAGCTGAAGGCGATACTCTCACATCTGATGACTTGTTTGCCGAGTATCCCGATTTGAAACTAGTCTAA
- a CDS encoding DUF1565 domain-containing protein — translation MPPVAEQMPLSERTMSQVNVLLVNPSAGDDTAGNGNESTPLRTITQALKLARPGTVIQLTPGNYSVETGETFPLMLKPGVSIQGNTSNKGQEVKIQGGGLFLSRSFGGQNVAIVGANQAGLTGVTITNPNPRGYGLWIESSNPVISENTFTGNTQDGISVTGNSATTITKNYFYRNGANGITIGGNSPAQVRENLFEETGFGINVAQNAVPMLVSNQIQNNRSGIIVQANARPILRNNLIQGSKEDGVVAIAQAMPDLGNATEAGGNEFRNNARHDINASAAKQAIAAVGNILDTKRITGKVALNAQDAPVANNAPPTPISSRTLPSIPNEREVIFTAPNVSNATNKPNKSVVRGQGNSQLPALVSADAPLTVPRYNQQPPAPIPEQVTNQNIPGNISVTSTTNLTPVATKRTQTAQLNYVQIDPNTIEFVAPQPEQPEPIVNTQAPPLNVSPQSRVSNTSILPVPAGDIPLGNTRNLPKISAPQINTTGISGNYLSATSGNSVRYRVVVEATNDREQELVKFLAPGAFSTFWQGRRVIQVGVFSDRSNADEMLRVLNSSGLRTIVEPLN, via the coding sequence ATGCCGCCTGTAGCAGAGCAGATGCCCCTCAGTGAAAGAACAATGTCTCAGGTTAATGTACTGCTTGTCAACCCAAGTGCCGGTGATGACACAGCAGGTAATGGTAATGAAAGTACACCGTTGAGGACGATTACCCAAGCATTGAAACTTGCTAGACCTGGTACAGTAATTCAACTGACACCGGGTAATTACAGTGTGGAAACAGGGGAGACGTTCCCTTTAATGCTCAAACCTGGAGTTTCGATTCAGGGAAACACCAGTAACAAAGGGCAGGAAGTTAAGATTCAAGGCGGAGGACTGTTTCTCAGTCGCAGTTTTGGAGGGCAAAATGTCGCCATCGTTGGTGCTAATCAAGCAGGCTTAACTGGGGTGACAATTACAAATCCCAATCCCCGTGGTTATGGTTTGTGGATTGAATCGAGTAATCCAGTCATTAGTGAAAATACTTTTACAGGCAATACCCAAGACGGTATTTCTGTGACTGGTAACAGTGCTACCACAATCACCAAAAACTATTTTTACCGTAACGGAGCCAACGGTATCACTATTGGTGGTAATTCCCCCGCCCAGGTGCGAGAAAATTTGTTTGAGGAAACTGGTTTTGGGATCAACGTTGCCCAAAATGCTGTGCCAATGTTGGTGAGTAATCAAATTCAAAACAATCGCTCAGGGATTATTGTTCAAGCTAATGCTCGCCCGATTTTACGAAATAATTTAATTCAAGGTAGTAAAGAAGATGGCGTAGTAGCGATCGCTCAAGCCATGCCAGATTTAGGTAATGCTACTGAAGCAGGTGGTAATGAATTTCGTAACAATGCCCGTCATGACATTAATGCTAGTGCAGCTAAACAGGCGATCGCCGCCGTTGGTAATATTCTTGACACCAAACGGATTACGGGTAAGGTAGCTCTTAACGCCCAAGATGCGCCCGTGGCTAATAATGCCCCACCTACTCCCATATCGAGCCGTACACTGCCAAGCATCCCTAATGAAAGGGAAGTTATATTTACTGCTCCTAATGTATCTAATGCTACTAATAAACCAAATAAGTCTGTGGTTCGTGGCCAAGGTAACAGCCAATTACCAGCACTAGTATCAGCTGATGCGCCCTTGACTGTACCTAGATATAATCAACAACCACCAGCCCCGATTCCTGAACAAGTCACAAACCAAAATATACCAGGGAATATTTCCGTCACTTCTACAACTAATCTCACCCCTGTAGCAACAAAGAGGACACAGACAGCACAGTTAAATTATGTGCAGATTGACCCCAACACCATTGAGTTTGTCGCACCCCAACCCGAACAACCAGAGCCAATTGTCAATACTCAAGCACCACCCTTGAATGTATCCCCCCAATCAAGAGTTAGTAATACTAGTATTTTGCCTGTACCTGCTGGTGATATTCCCTTGGGTAACACCCGCAACTTGCCAAAGATATCAGCACCCCAAATTAATACAACAGGTATTAGTGGCAATTATTTATCAGCCACCAGTGGCAACTCTGTACGCTATCGCGTGGTAGTAGAAGCCACAAATGACAGAGAGCAAGAATTAGTGAAATTTTTGGCTCCTGGGGCATTTTCCACCTTCTGGCAAGGTCGTAGGGTGATTCAAGTAGGAGTTTTTAGCGATCGCAGTAATGCCGATGAAATGCTAAGAGTTCTCAATAGCAGTGGCTTAAGAACCATTGTAGAGCCATTAAATTAA
- a CDS encoding thiamine phosphate synthase, translating into MKEAGYYDESITNGVVVMVEPYSQQKQIQQVVYRILDANLDRAREGLRIIEEWCRFGLNSGQLAGECKYLRQEVAVWHTEELRAARDTAGDPGTDLSHPQEEQRSSIKALLQANFCRVEEALRVLEEYGKLYHPKMGQACKQMRYRVYSLETNLMGHQRHQLLRRSRLYLVTSPSESLLPTVEAALKGGLTLLQYRDKDTDDFVRLELATKLRQLCHSYGALFIINDRVDLALAVDADGVHLGQQDMPIATARQLLGPQRLIGRSTTNADEMQKAIAEGADYIGVGPVYETPTKIGKAAAGLGYVSYAAQHSSVPWFAIGGIDANNINDVIDAGAERVAVVRSLMQAEQPTLVTQYLISQLNRIKPES; encoded by the coding sequence ATGAAAGAGGCTGGCTATTACGATGAAAGCATCACTAATGGGGTAGTTGTAATGGTGGAACCATACAGCCAACAAAAGCAAATCCAGCAGGTTGTTTACCGTATATTAGATGCTAATTTAGACCGCGCTCGTGAAGGGTTGCGAATTATTGAAGAATGGTGTCGCTTTGGGTTGAATAGCGGCCAGTTGGCAGGGGAATGTAAGTACTTGCGCCAAGAGGTGGCTGTTTGGCACACAGAAGAATTGCGCGCAGCCAGAGATACAGCAGGTGATCCCGGCACTGATTTGAGCCATCCACAGGAGGAACAACGCTCTAGTATTAAGGCGTTGTTACAAGCTAACTTTTGCCGTGTGGAGGAAGCTTTGCGGGTGTTGGAGGAATACGGTAAGCTTTATCACCCGAAAATGGGACAGGCTTGTAAGCAGATGCGATATCGAGTTTACAGCCTGGAAACTAATTTGATGGGTCATCAGCGCCATCAACTGCTACGGCGATCGCGTTTATATCTTGTCACTTCCCCATCGGAAAGTTTGTTACCAACGGTGGAAGCTGCTCTCAAAGGTGGCTTGACATTGTTACAATATCGTGACAAAGACACTGATGATTTTGTGCGTTTGGAACTGGCGACCAAACTCCGCCAACTCTGTCACAGCTACGGTGCTTTATTTATTATCAATGACAGGGTGGATTTGGCTCTGGCTGTGGATGCTGATGGTGTGCATCTAGGTCAACAAGATATGCCTATCGCTACTGCTAGACAATTACTAGGCCCCCAACGTCTCATCGGTCGTTCTACTACCAACGCTGATGAAATGCAAAAGGCGATCGCTGAAGGTGCAGACTATATAGGTGTGGGGCCAGTATACGAAACTCCCACCAAAATAGGTAAGGCGGCAGCTGGTTTAGGATATGTGAGTTATGCGGCTCAACATAGTTCAGTTCCCTGGTTTGCTATTGGGGGCATTGATGCCAATAATATCAATGATGTGATTGATGCGGGAGCAGAAAGAGTGGCGGTAGTGCGATCGCTCATGCAGGCGGAACAACCTACCCTAGTCACACAATATTTGATTTCTCAACTCAATCGCATCAAGCCAGAAAGTTAA
- the thiS gene encoding sulfur carrier protein ThiS: MSDPITLQVNGETHNCSSPTPLPDLLQQLGFNPRLVAVEYNGEILHRQFWEQTQVQSGDRLEVVTIVGGG; encoded by the coding sequence ATGTCTGATCCAATTACCTTACAAGTAAATGGGGAAACCCACAATTGCTCATCTCCAACTCCCTTACCTGACTTACTCCAACAACTAGGTTTTAATCCCCGATTAGTGGCGGTAGAGTATAACGGGGAGATTTTACATCGCCAGTTCTGGGAACAGACTCAAGTACAATCAGGCGATCGCCTAGAGGTAGTTACAATTGTTGGTGGTGGCTAA